The nucleotide window ATGTCATTCCCAAGACGGCTGTCGGCTGGGTCGGTTGAGACGGATCGGATCTCCAGGGTCAGCTTGGCCGCGGTACTCAGTAGCGGATCATCACCGATTTGAGCTCGGTGTAGTCATCGATGAAGGCGCCACCGAACTCCCGGCCGATCCCCGAGGCCTTGCTGCCACCGAACGGCACGGCCGGGTCGAGCAGGGTGTGCATGTTCACCCAGACGGTGCCGGCTTCGATAGCCGGCACCATGCGCAAGGCCTTGCTCAAGTCTTGGGTCCAGAGGCTGGCGCTCAAGCCGTAGGGGCTGTCGTTCATCAGGTCCAGCAGTTCTTCTTCGTCGTCGTAGGGTAAGAACGTCGCGATGGGGCCGAAGGTCTCTTCGTGGAGCAACGTGTCGTCACGACGGTTGGCGAGGATGATGGTCGGCTCGACATAGCAGCCCGGTCCCTCGATCAGTTTGCCGCCGTGGACGATGGTGTTGTTCTGCGCCCGGGCCTTGGCGAAGAATTCGCCGAGTTTGCGTTGGTGCGGTCGGTTGCTGACCGGGCCGAACTGGGTGCCTTCGTCCAGGGGTGAGCCGATTTTGAGCTGGCCCAGGCGCCGGGCCAGTTTGTCCATGATCGGCTCGATCTGCGAACGGTGGACGAAGAACCGTTCCGCCGCCGCGCAGATTTGTCCCGAGTGCAGGAAACCGGCTTCGATAATCCCGTTGACCGCCACGTCCGGATCCACGTCCGGCAGGAACCCCGCCGCGTTCTTGCCGCCCAGCTCCAGGGTGGCACGGGTCAGCCCGGCGCCCATGGCCGCCTGACCCACCGCGATGCCGGTCGGCACGGAACCGGTGAACGAAACCTTGTCGGTGCCCGGGTGCTCGATCAAGCCTTTACCCACCTGACCCCCACCGGTGAGCACGTTCAGGGCTCCCGCCGGCAGGCCGGCCTGCATAGCCAGTTCGGCGATGCGCAGGATGGTCAGCGGGGTGAACTCGCTGGGCTTGATGATGATGCTGCAGCCGGTCACCAGCGCCGAGGCGAGTTTCCAGATGGCGATCATGGTGGAGAAATTCCACGGCACGATGCCCACCACCACGCCCACCGGTTCGCGCAAGGTGAACGCGGTGTAGCGTTCACCGGCGAAGGAGGGCAGCGACGGGGTGATGGTCTGGCCGCCGATCTTGGTGGCCCAGCCGGCGTAATA belongs to Pseudomonas sp. B21-028 and includes:
- a CDS encoding aldehyde dehydrogenase family protein codes for the protein MSDIALLPQVEAFLGRRHALFIDGRYVESQGGQTLDVINPATGQVIAQVSDAIAADIDAAVESSRRGFKAWSQTAPAVRGHVLLKLADLMEQNREELAQIETCQSGKIIHISRAFEVDQAAHFLRYYAGWATKIGGQTITPSLPSFAGERYTAFTLREPVGVVVGIVPWNFSTMIAIWKLASALVTGCSIIIKPSEFTPLTILRIAELAMQAGLPAGALNVLTGGGQVGKGLIEHPGTDKVSFTGSVPTGIAVGQAAMGAGLTRATLELGGKNAAGFLPDVDPDVAVNGIIEAGFLHSGQICAAAERFFVHRSQIEPIMDKLARRLGQLKIGSPLDEGTQFGPVSNRPHQRKLGEFFAKARAQNNTIVHGGKLIEGPGCYVEPTIILANRRDDTLLHEETFGPIATFLPYDDEEELLDLMNDSPYGLSASLWTQDLSKALRMVPAIEAGTVWVNMHTLLDPAVPFGGSKASGIGREFGGAFIDDYTELKSVMIRY